GGTTCCCGACAACCTCAAAACCGGAATCACCAGGGCGGACAGGTACGACCCCGTCATCAACCGGGTCTACCGTGAACTGGCGGAACACTACGGCACGGCGGTCATCCCGGCGAGGGTCAGGAAACCCCGGGACAAACCGAATGCCGAAGGAACGGTCGGAATCGTCACCACGTGGATCCTGGCGGCGCTCCGGGACCGGGTGTTCTTCAGTATCCGTGAACTGAACGAGGGGATAGCCGAGAAGCTCGAGCGGTTCAACGCCAAACCCTTCCAGAAAAAGGAAGGCAGCAGGCTCGACGCCTTTCTCGCCGAGGAGAAGGCCGCTCTTCTGCCCCTGCCGGAAATCCCCTACGAGCTCTCTTCGTGGAAGAAGGCCATAGCGGACAAGTCGTACCATGTCTCTGTCGAAAAGATGCTCTACAGCGTCCCGTACGAATACATCGGCCACGAAATGGAGATCCGGCTGACCCGGAACGTCGTGGAAATCTTCTTCGACGGCCAGAGGGTATGCTCCCACACCCGGCTGAGGGGCCGTCCCGGCCAGTGCTCCACCGTACCGTCCCACATGCCGCCGGAGCACAGGAAATACAGCCTCTGGGACGGCAGCCGCTTCGTCTCGTGGGCCGAGGACGTGGGCCCCCACACAGCGGTCGTCATGCGGGGAATCCTCTCCGCCCACGCAGTCGAGCAGCAAAGCTACAGAAGCTGCTACGGCCTCGTCAGGCTCGGTGACACCTGCTCCTTCGAAAGACTGGAAGCCGCCTGTGAAAAGGCGCTGCTCTACACCCCCCGGCCGGGGTACAGGAACGTCAAGACCATCCTGACCACCGGACAGGACAGAGTGAAGACATCCCCTGCCGTCCCGGAAACGGCACGGCAGGACAAAGACAGTGAAAGCTACGGACTGGTCAGAGGTGCCGAGTACCACGGGGGAAAGAAATAATGCTGGACATGACGACGCTGAACAAGCTCCATGAACTCCGCCTTCACGCCATGGCGGAAAACTACAGAAGGCAGATGGAGGACCCCGCCTTCGGCTCCCTCGGATTCGAGGAACGGTTCGGGATGATGGTGGATTCCGAGTGGGCGCGGCGGCGGAGCACCCGTGTCGAGAACCTGATACGCAAGGCGGATTTTCACGACAGCGGCGCCTGCGTGGAGAACATCGAATACCACGA
This window of the Aminivibrio pyruvatiphilus genome carries:
- the istA gene encoding IS21 family transposase, whose translation is MTRIRETEWKRRYVFVGVLSSSRYAYVEAFSDQDQESRLTAHVNMFRYFGGVPRILVPDNLKTGITRADRYDPVINRVYRELAEHYGTAVIPARVRKPRDKPNAEGTVGIVTTWILAALRDRVFFSIRELNEGIAEKLERFNAKPFQKKEGSRLDAFLAEEKAALLPLPEIPYELSSWKKAIADKSYHVSVEKMLYSVPYEYIGHEMEIRLTRNVVEIFFDGQRVCSHTRLRGRPGQCSTVPSHMPPEHRKYSLWDGSRFVSWAEDVGPHTAVVMRGILSAHAVEQQSYRSCYGLVRLGDTCSFERLEAACEKALLYTPRPGYRNVKTILTTGQDRVKTSPAVPETARQDKDSESYGLVRGAEYHGGKK